Proteins encoded in a region of the Podarcis muralis chromosome 6, rPodMur119.hap1.1, whole genome shotgun sequence genome:
- the CUEDC2 gene encoding CUE domain-containing protein 2 isoform X2 gives MKEDSEPRDSFNISTRERAEEARRSPGGRTDGQTYRQARPYTHSSKEMQPERIIQDSLSVFIQNHIPGADLSGLDDIVFSYMASVLEGLGSHESFEENFDMDTFMEMMGAYVPGFAEINSNVCEMMVSLSERLHEARSKQYTMQSRSHVKSEATAHVREEGASVSEDNRLSCSPVEGAPAEETHGDPVEVILEMFPSCTVSQAQKALGMALGDLEEAAQLILEEKVQLNTLGTTIQEASRSQKTPKQGELKQFILEKYMMVDNEEDQKTHRPAPPKEAPKKMIRYIDNQVVSTKGERYKDIKKAESEEMKRTYISLKPARKYKFH, from the exons ATGAAGGAGGATTCGGAACCACGTGATTCTTTCAACATCTCTACGCGGGAGCGGGCGGAGGAGGCGCGCAGGTCGCCCGGCGGACGGACAGACGGACAGACCTACAGGCAGGCACGCCCCTA CACCCACTCCTCAAAGGAAATGCAGCCGGAGAGAATAATCCAAGATAGTTTGTCAGTCTTCATCCAGAATCATATCCCGGGTGCTGACTTGAG tggTCTGGATGACATTGTTTTCTCCTACATGGCAAGTGTCCTGGAAGGGCTTGGGTCCCACGAGTCGTTTGAAGAGAATTTTGACATGGACACCTTTATGGAAATGATGGGAGCGTACGTCCCTGGCTTTGCGGAAATCAACAG CAACGTTTGTGAAATGATGGTTTCTCTCTCAGAAAGGCTCCACGAAGCCCGCAGTAAAC AATACACCATGCAGAGCAGGAGCCATGTAAAATCTGAAGCAACGGCCCATGTTCGTGAAGAGGGAGCAAGTGTATCTGAGGACAACAGGCTGTCGTGTTCCCCGGTCGAGGGAGCCCCGGCAGAG GAAACACATGGTGATCCAGTGGAAGTGATTCTGGAGATGTTTCCATCCTGCACGGTGAGCCAAGCCCAAAAGGCTCTAGGCATGGCCTTGGGGGACCTGGAGGAGGCAGCACAGCTCATCCTAGAGGAGAAGGTGCAACTCAACACCCTGGGTACAACCATAcag GAAGCTTCAAGATCCCAGAAGACACCCAAGCAAGGCGAATTAAAGCAATTTATCTTGGAGAA GTACATGATGGTAGATAACGAAGAGGATCAGAAAACACACAGGCCAGCACCCCCCAAAGAG GCTCCCAAGAAGATGATTCGCTACATTGACAATCAGGTAGTAAGTACAAAAGGGGAACGATACAAGGACATCAAGAAGGCAGAGAGTGAAGAAATGAAGAGAACGTACATCAGTCTCAAGCCAGCCAGGAAATACAAATTCCACTAA
- the FBXL15 gene encoding F-box/LRR-repeat protein 15, producing the protein MEPPGGARHSGPAGARKQLLDLPWEDILFPHVLSYLPLRQLLSLQRVSKAFQSLIQLYLTNMRCFDSRQVGPNIPKAAFCNLLKDNEVLQQLALQNCSDWLSDKELLPVIGQNHHLQQIELNGCVQLSRHALVAISLSCPNLRRLSLAHCEWVDSLSLRSLADHCKELESLDLTACRQLKDEAICYLAQRCNRLKSLSLAVNANVGDAAVEEIAKACPELEHLDLTGCLRVKNNSIRTLAEYCPKLRALKVKHCHDVVESSLSILRNRGVEVDVEPPLQRALVLLQDVVGFAPFINLQI; encoded by the exons ATGGAGCCTCCGGGCGGAGCGCGGCACTCGGGGCCGGCGGGCGCCAG AAAGCAGTTATTGGACCTGCCCTGGGAAGACATCCTCTTCCCCCACGTTCTCTCGTATCTCCCTCTGAGGCAACTCCTGAGCCTGCAGAGGGTCAGCAAGGCGTTTCAGTCTCTAATTCAGCTTTACCTCACCAACATGCGCTGCTTTGATTCTAGGCAG GTGGGACCAAACATTCCGAAAGCTGCATTCTGCAACCTGCTAAAAGACAATGAGGTGTTGCAACAGCTGGCACTACAGAACTGTTCCGATTGGCTGTCTGACAAGGAGCTGCTTCCTGTGATTGGCCAAAACCACCATTTGCAGCAAATTGAGTTGAATGGCTGCGTGCAGCTGAGTCGCCATGCCCTGGTGGCCATCTCTTTGAGCTGCCCCAATTTGCGCCGGCTTTCTCTGGCTCATTGCGAGTGGGTGGACAGCCTCTCCCTGCGGAGCCTGGCTGACCACTGCAAGGAGCTTGAGTCCTTGGACCTTACAGCCTGCCGGCAGCTGAAAGATGAAGCCATCTGTTACCTTGCACAGAGGTGTAACAGACTGAAGTCCCTCTCGCTGGCTGTCAACGCGAATGTGGGTGACGCGGCAGTGGAGGAGATTGCCAAAGCCTGTCCCGAACTGGAGCACCTCGACCTCACAGGCTGCCTGCGGGTCAAGAACAACTCCATTAG GACCTTGGCAGAGTACTGCCCCAAGCTGCGTGCTCTGAAGGTGAAGCACTGCCACGACGTGGTAGAATCCAGCCTCAGCATCCTTCGCAATCGTGGTGTGGAGGTAGACGTGGAACCGCCACTACAGCGCGCCCTGGTTCTCTTGCAAGATGTCGTGGGTTTTGCCCCTTTTATCAATCTTCAGATCTAA
- the CUEDC2 gene encoding CUE domain-containing protein 2 isoform X1, with protein MKEDSEPRDSFNISTRERAEEARRSPGGRTDGQTYRQARPYTHSSKEMQPERIIQDSLSVFIQNHIPGADLSGLDDIVFSYMASVLEGLGSHESFEENFDMDTFMEMMGAYVPGFAEINSSNVCEMMVSLSERLHEARSKQYTMQSRSHVKSEATAHVREEGASVSEDNRLSCSPVEGAPAEETHGDPVEVILEMFPSCTVSQAQKALGMALGDLEEAAQLILEEKVQLNTLGTTIQEASRSQKTPKQGELKQFILEKYMMVDNEEDQKTHRPAPPKEAPKKMIRYIDNQVVSTKGERYKDIKKAESEEMKRTYISLKPARKYKFH; from the exons ATGAAGGAGGATTCGGAACCACGTGATTCTTTCAACATCTCTACGCGGGAGCGGGCGGAGGAGGCGCGCAGGTCGCCCGGCGGACGGACAGACGGACAGACCTACAGGCAGGCACGCCCCTA CACCCACTCCTCAAAGGAAATGCAGCCGGAGAGAATAATCCAAGATAGTTTGTCAGTCTTCATCCAGAATCATATCCCGGGTGCTGACTTGAG tggTCTGGATGACATTGTTTTCTCCTACATGGCAAGTGTCCTGGAAGGGCTTGGGTCCCACGAGTCGTTTGAAGAGAATTTTGACATGGACACCTTTATGGAAATGATGGGAGCGTACGTCCCTGGCTTTGCGGAAATCAACAG TAGCAACGTTTGTGAAATGATGGTTTCTCTCTCAGAAAGGCTCCACGAAGCCCGCAGTAAAC AATACACCATGCAGAGCAGGAGCCATGTAAAATCTGAAGCAACGGCCCATGTTCGTGAAGAGGGAGCAAGTGTATCTGAGGACAACAGGCTGTCGTGTTCCCCGGTCGAGGGAGCCCCGGCAGAG GAAACACATGGTGATCCAGTGGAAGTGATTCTGGAGATGTTTCCATCCTGCACGGTGAGCCAAGCCCAAAAGGCTCTAGGCATGGCCTTGGGGGACCTGGAGGAGGCAGCACAGCTCATCCTAGAGGAGAAGGTGCAACTCAACACCCTGGGTACAACCATAcag GAAGCTTCAAGATCCCAGAAGACACCCAAGCAAGGCGAATTAAAGCAATTTATCTTGGAGAA GTACATGATGGTAGATAACGAAGAGGATCAGAAAACACACAGGCCAGCACCCCCCAAAGAG GCTCCCAAGAAGATGATTCGCTACATTGACAATCAGGTAGTAAGTACAAAAGGGGAACGATACAAGGACATCAAGAAGGCAGAGAGTGAAGAAATGAAGAGAACGTACATCAGTCTCAAGCCAGCCAGGAAATACAAATTCCACTAA